One Bacteroidota bacterium genomic window carries:
- a CDS encoding transposase, whose translation MAAARKIKTIAGRLVRDLQRKMTDDQLNFYGPRLELFQQILQQQRDTKNKIYSIHEPHVKCIAKGKEAKPYEFGNKSSIVKTRKSGIIVGALAFNENIYDGDTLDPQLAQIQRVAAYSPKVAIVDRGYRGRKYVADTQIHTPKHLPSSATKYQKQQARKRFRSRAGIEPVIGHLKHDHRMIRNYLKGELGDKVNTIMAGTAFNLKKMLLRIKADLKNILCQYIETIFQRTFDIILISKYPLA comes from the coding sequence ATGGCAGCCGCCAGGAAGATTAAAACCATAGCCGGTCGGCTTGTACGAGATTTGCAAAGAAAAATGACTGATGATCAACTTAATTTTTATGGTCCAAGGCTCGAACTATTTCAACAAATACTACAACAACAAAGAGATACAAAGAACAAGATATACAGCATCCATGAACCTCATGTAAAATGCATAGCAAAAGGAAAGGAAGCAAAACCTTACGAATTCGGAAATAAAAGTAGTATTGTAAAAACCCGTAAGAGTGGGATAATAGTTGGAGCCCTGGCATTTAATGAAAACATTTACGATGGAGATACCCTGGATCCACAATTAGCACAAATTCAACGGGTTGCTGCTTATAGCCCAAAAGTAGCCATTGTTGACAGGGGTTATCGGGGAAGGAAATATGTTGCAGACACACAAATACATACTCCAAAACATTTACCTTCTTCTGCCACAAAATATCAGAAACAACAGGCCAGAAAACGTTTTAGAAGCAGAGCCGGAATAGAACCCGTAATAGGCCACTTGAAACATGATCATCGTATGATCCGCAACTACCTTAAGGGTGAATTAGGTGACAAAGTCAACACAATAATGGCAGGAACTGCTTTTAATCTGAAGAAAATGCTCTTAAGAATTAAAGCAGATCTAAAGAATATTTTATGCCAATATATTGAAACAATTTTTCAAAGAACTTTTGATATTATTTTGATCTCAAAATATCCTTTAGCGTAA
- a CDS encoding transposase — MVAKTERHPQLSIFRTPLKQFINLDHEICVLADRIDWESVTNDFKGYYTEFGRPSVPLRRMIGLVLLKYIYNLSDENIVDRWVENPYWQYFTGETNFQTDKPFDPSEFVHFRKRIGEKGAERLLKLSIDIFGKEAKEKEVLIDTTVQEKNITFPTDTKLHKKIIDKCNTIAKTADIPLRQTYKRTVKQLMIDQRFRTHPKRKRKPWQPPGRLKP, encoded by the coding sequence ATGGTGGCAAAAACAGAAAGGCATCCTCAATTGAGCATCTTCAGAACCCCGTTGAAACAGTTTATTAATTTGGATCATGAAATCTGCGTTTTGGCAGACAGAATTGATTGGGAATCAGTGACGAATGATTTTAAAGGGTATTACACGGAATTTGGACGACCCTCAGTTCCTTTACGAAGAATGATTGGGCTTGTCCTTCTCAAGTACATCTATAACCTTAGTGATGAGAATATTGTGGATAGATGGGTTGAAAATCCTTATTGGCAATATTTTACCGGAGAAACTAATTTTCAGACTGATAAACCATTCGATCCCAGTGAGTTTGTGCATTTCAGAAAGCGGATAGGTGAAAAAGGAGCCGAAAGATTATTGAAGTTATCCATTGACATATTTGGCAAAGAAGCCAAAGAAAAAGAAGTGCTGATTGATACTACTGTACAGGAAAAAAATATCACCTTTCCGACCGATACCAAGTTGCATAAGAAAATCATAGATAAGTGCAATACAATCGCTAAAACTGCCGACATACCACTTAGGCAAACCTATAAACGCACAGTTAAGCAATTAATGATAGATCAACGTTTTCGAACTCATCCGAAACGCAAAAGAAAGCCATGGCAGCCGCCAGGAAGATTAAAACCATAG
- a CDS encoding IS5 family transposase, whose product MVAKTERHPQLSIFRTPLKQFINLDHEICVLADRIDWESVTNDFKGYYTEFGRPSVPLRRMIGLVLLKYIYNLSDENIVDRWVENPYWQYFTGETNFQTDKPFDPSEFVHFRKRIGEKGAERLLKLSIDIFGKEAKEKEVLIDTTVQEKNITFPTDTKLHKKIIDKCNTIAKTADIPLRQTYKRTVKQLMIDQRFRTHPKRKKKAMAAARKIKTIAGRLVRDLQRKMTDDQLNFYGPRLELFQQILQQQRDTKNKIYSIHEPHVKCIAKGKEAKPYEFGNKSSIVKTRKSGIIVGALAFNENIYDGDTLDPQLAQIQRVAAYSPKVAIVDRGYRGRKYVADTQIHTPKHLPSSATKYQKQQARKRFRSRAGIEPVIGHLKHDHRMIRNYLKGELGDKVNTIMAGTAFNLKKMLLRIKADLKNILCQYIETIFQRTFDIILISKYPLA is encoded by the coding sequence ATGGTGGCAAAAACAGAAAGGCATCCTCAATTGAGCATCTTCAGAACCCCGTTGAAACAGTTTATTAATTTGGATCATGAAATCTGCGTTTTGGCAGACAGAATTGATTGGGAATCAGTGACGAATGATTTTAAAGGGTATTACACGGAATTTGGACGACCCTCAGTTCCTTTACGAAGAATGATTGGGCTTGTCCTTCTCAAGTACATCTATAACCTTAGTGATGAGAATATTGTGGATAGATGGGTTGAAAATCCTTATTGGCAATATTTTACCGGAGAAACTAATTTTCAGACTGATAAACCATTCGATCCCAGTGAGTTTGTGCATTTCAGAAAGCGGATAGGTGAAAAAGGAGCCGAAAGATTATTGAAGTTATCCATTGACATATTTGGCAAAGAAGCCAAAGAAAAAGAAGTGCTGATTGATACTACTGTACAGGAAAAAAATATCACCTTTCCGACCGATACCAAGTTGCATAAGAAAATCATAGATAAGTGCAATACAATCGCTAAAACTGCCGACATACCACTTAGGCAAACCTATAAACGCACAGTTAAGCAATTAATGATAGATCAACGTTTTCGAACTCATCCGAAACGCAAAAAGAAAGCCATGGCAGCCGCCAGGAAGATTAAAACCATAGCCGGTCGGCTTGTACGAGATTTGCAAAGAAAAATGACTGATGATCAACTTAATTTTTATGGTCCAAGGCTCGAACTATTTCAACAAATACTACAACAACAAAGAGATACAAAGAACAAGATATACAGCATCCATGAACCTCATGTAAAATGCATAGCAAAAGGAAAGGAAGCAAAACCTTACGAATTCGGAAATAAAAGTAGTATTGTAAAAACCCGTAAGAGTGGGATAATAGTTGGAGCCCTGGCATTTAATGAAAACATTTACGATGGAGATACCCTGGATCCACAATTAGCACAAATTCAACGGGTTGCTGCTTATAGCCCAAAAGTAGCCATTGTTGACAGGGGTTATCGGGGAAGGAAATATGTTGCAGACACACAAATACATACTCCAAAACATTTACCTTCTTCTGCCACAAAATATCAGAAACAACAGGCCAGAAAACGTTTTAGAAGCAGAGCCGGAATAGAACCCGTAATAGGCCACTTGAAACATGATCATCGTATGATCCGCAACTACCTTAAGGGTGAATTAGGTGACAAAGTCAACACAATAATGGCAGGAACTGCTTTTAATCTGAAGAAAATGCTCTTAAGAATTAAAGCAGATCTAAAGAATATTTTATGCCAATATATTGAAACAATTTTTCAAAGAACTTTTGATATTATTTTGATCTCAAAATATCCTTTAGCGTAA
- a CDS encoding 4-alpha-glucanotransferase produces MKILFSIHYFTNPGQQIYLCGSPEIMGKWNSAHALPMNYLHYGLWQVEINIEESAGDPEYKYLLKDEFGFEMWEDGPNRTVKRSETNKSVCFANETWRLPSVEEKVLYTSAFSKVLMRPTVEAKSINLASAKKTLQFKIQVPRIGNKYRVCVLGNTPQLGDWDIKNPFVLGCGEDFPLWTGSIDVSGIKKPLHYKYGIYNIEKKMAVTLEEGHDRELNTLPQKEKEYHYIQSDERFRYPLGNWKATGVAVPVFSLRTDKGFGSGDFRDLIDFIDWAKQADLKMIQLLPVNETIATHSWLDSYPYKSISVFALHPIYLNLEKLGTPKDKKIVAEYNEHRVRLNKETDVNYPEVLDLKSRYYKIIFDQVKDEFFTSAEYKAFFNQNKDWLVPYAAYAFLRDKNDTADFRKWSEHSIYKKKDIEKLCSPDSPDWDDISIHYFLQFHLDKQLSEASKYAHEKGVVLKGDIPIGISPNSVEAWTEPHLFNLNAQAGAPPDDFSAKGQNWGFPTYNWGAMQKEGYSWWRKRLHKMEEYFDAYRIDHILGFFRIWEIPLHAVEGLLGYFNPSIPMSAQEIEQYGIHFDYNRLVMPYIHEHILYQIFGDWVKEVKKKFLDSSGLGSYTMKEAFNTQQKVNQYFLKDIEEEELTDKDRQIRNGLFDLIANVLFVQTGENEWHPRIAFHFTSSYADLDAYTKERLNQIYTHYYYKRHDDFWYHKGMEKLPAIISASKMLVCGEDLGMVPECVPPVMKQLGILSLEIQRMSKNPKKIYAHPADAPYMSVCTTSTHDMPTIRGWWEGNREAIQQFFNRELGNFGEAPYFAEPWLCQQMITQHLYSPAMWTTFPIQDLLAMDGDLRWKETHREQINQPSNVRHHWKYRMHQSIDELKSSENFNKLLQTLIEQSGRNTDY; encoded by the coding sequence ATGAAAATATTATTCTCGATTCACTATTTTACCAATCCCGGACAACAGATTTATCTCTGTGGTTCGCCGGAAATTATGGGAAAATGGAATAGTGCCCACGCCCTGCCTATGAACTATCTGCATTATGGATTGTGGCAGGTAGAAATCAATATCGAGGAATCAGCCGGAGATCCCGAATACAAATACCTGTTGAAAGATGAGTTTGGCTTCGAAATGTGGGAAGATGGACCTAACAGGACCGTCAAACGCAGCGAAACAAATAAATCTGTATGTTTTGCCAACGAAACCTGGCGGCTGCCTTCGGTAGAAGAAAAGGTTCTATATACTTCGGCCTTTTCAAAAGTGTTAATGAGGCCCACAGTTGAAGCGAAATCAATCAACCTGGCTTCGGCAAAAAAAACTCTTCAGTTCAAAATCCAGGTTCCGCGAATAGGCAATAAATACAGGGTCTGCGTTTTGGGCAATACACCACAGCTGGGCGATTGGGATATTAAAAATCCTTTTGTTTTGGGTTGCGGCGAGGACTTTCCGCTCTGGACAGGAAGTATTGATGTTTCCGGAATTAAAAAACCCTTGCATTACAAATATGGCATTTACAACATAGAGAAAAAAATGGCCGTAACCCTCGAAGAAGGCCATGACAGGGAATTAAACACCCTCCCACAAAAAGAAAAGGAATACCATTACATTCAATCCGACGAACGTTTCCGCTATCCGCTTGGCAATTGGAAAGCTACCGGCGTAGCTGTACCTGTTTTCTCCTTGCGCACCGACAAGGGTTTTGGATCTGGCGACTTCAGAGACCTTATCGACTTTATCGATTGGGCCAAACAGGCGGATCTTAAGATGATACAATTGTTGCCGGTAAACGAAACCATTGCCACCCACAGTTGGCTCGACTCCTATCCTTACAAATCCATTTCGGTATTTGCGCTGCATCCCATTTACCTCAACCTCGAAAAACTAGGAACCCCCAAGGATAAAAAAATTGTTGCCGAATACAACGAACACCGTGTGCGCCTCAATAAAGAAACCGATGTAAATTACCCCGAGGTGCTGGATTTAAAATCGCGCTATTACAAAATAATATTCGACCAGGTAAAAGACGAATTTTTTACGTCTGCCGAATACAAGGCTTTCTTCAACCAGAACAAAGATTGGCTGGTACCTTATGCCGCCTATGCCTTCCTGCGTGATAAGAATGATACCGCAGACTTCAGAAAATGGAGCGAGCACAGTATCTACAAGAAAAAAGATATTGAAAAGCTTTGCAGCCCTGATTCTCCAGACTGGGACGATATCAGCATTCATTATTTCCTTCAGTTTCATCTCGACAAACAACTCAGCGAAGCAAGCAAATACGCCCATGAAAAAGGGGTGGTGCTCAAGGGAGATATTCCCATAGGTATCAGCCCCAACAGCGTTGAAGCCTGGACCGAACCCCATCTGTTCAATCTCAACGCACAAGCCGGAGCTCCCCCTGACGATTTCTCAGCCAAAGGGCAGAACTGGGGATTTCCGACTTACAACTGGGGAGCTATGCAAAAAGAAGGTTATAGCTGGTGGAGAAAAAGACTCCACAAAATGGAAGAGTATTTTGATGCTTACCGGATCGATCATATTTTAGGTTTTTTCAGAATATGGGAAATTCCTCTGCACGCAGTAGAAGGACTGCTAGGCTATTTCAACCCATCTATACCCATGAGTGCGCAGGAGATAGAGCAGTACGGCATCCATTTCGACTACAACCGCCTGGTAATGCCCTACATCCATGAACATATTCTGTATCAGATTTTTGGCGATTGGGTAAAAGAGGTGAAAAAGAAATTCCTCGATAGCAGCGGCCTTGGAAGCTATACAATGAAAGAAGCCTTTAATACCCAACAAAAGGTGAATCAGTATTTCTTAAAAGATATTGAAGAAGAAGAATTGACTGACAAAGACAGACAAATCCGCAACGGCCTGTTCGATCTTATTGCCAATGTGCTCTTCGTTCAAACGGGCGAAAATGAATGGCATCCGCGCATAGCATTTCATTTTACCTCGTCGTATGCCGACTTGGATGCTTACACCAAAGAAAGGTTAAACCAAATATATACCCATTATTACTACAAAAGACATGACGATTTCTGGTATCACAAGGGAATGGAAAAGTTACCAGCTATTATCTCAGCAAGTAAAATGCTGGTTTGCGGCGAAGACCTTGGTATGGTGCCCGAATGTGTGCCACCCGTAATGAAACAGCTTGGAATACTAAGCCTCGAAATTCAACGGATGTCGAAAAATCCGAAGAAAATATACGCCCATCCGGCCGATGCACCCTATATGTCGGTTTGCACCACCTCTACCCACGACATGCCTACCATTCGCGGATGGTGGGAAGGCAATCGCGAAGCCATACAGCAGTTTTTCAACAGAGAACTGGGCAATTTTGGCGAAGCACCCTATTTTGCCGAACCCTGGTTATGCCAGCAGATGATTACCCAACACCTATACTCGCCTGCCATGTGGACAACCTTTCCGATACAGGACCTGCTGGCTATGGATGGGGATTTGCGATGGAAAGAAACACACCGCGAGCAGATTAATCAGCCCAGCAACGTGCGCCACCATTGGAAATACCGTATGCATCAGAGTATCGACGAGCTGAAATCTTCGGAAAACTTTAACAAATTGTTGCAAACACTCATCGAACAATCGGGACGCAATACGGACTACTAG
- a CDS encoding GNAT family N-acetyltransferase, producing the protein MHIHLHDHTFLLRHATHDDILNLLGYLNSLSPESRKRFEPHPFETDSLYQLIENPEYILLLAIDEHTLFIEAYTILKSGWLDFEADRFKSYGLKPQPGDYTFAPSVADYWQGKGLGRLLFEYTLLQLPEANPQKRIFLWGGVQASNSHAIHFYTKLGFKELGQFEYNGTNIDMMLCL; encoded by the coding sequence ATGCATATTCACCTTCACGATCATACTTTTTTGCTTCGGCATGCAACCCACGACGATATTCTCAATCTTCTGGGCTATTTAAATTCGCTGAGCCCAGAGAGCCGTAAGCGCTTTGAACCCCACCCCTTTGAAACAGATAGCCTTTACCAATTAATTGAAAACCCGGAATACATTCTCCTTTTGGCCATCGATGAACATACCCTCTTTATTGAAGCCTATACTATTTTAAAATCGGGCTGGCTCGATTTTGAAGCCGATCGTTTTAAAAGCTATGGCCTTAAGCCCCAGCCAGGTGATTATACTTTTGCCCCCTCTGTGGCCGATTACTGGCAAGGTAAAGGGCTTGGCCGCCTGCTTTTTGAATATACCCTGCTTCAATTACCGGAAGCAAACCCACAAAAGCGAATTTTTCTTTGGGGTGGAGTTCAGGCAAGCAACAGCCATGCAATTCACTTTTACACTAAACTTGGCTTTAAAGAACTCGGACAGTTCGAATACAATGGTACCAACATCGACATGATGCTATGCCTCTGA
- a CDS encoding ArsB/NhaD family transporter encodes MLTDFISSVQANEAVLALSIFVLSFFFITTEKFPTAITAMMGAFLLLIFRILSQEEAVNYIDFDTMGLLCGMMITVAVMRKSGIFELIAVKGVKFTKGDPWRILVVLSIVTGFLSAFLDNVTTVLIIVPLTFAIANTIKINPTPILIGEIIFSNLGGTATLIGDPPNIMIGGATHLGFMDFIYINTPVVVVVSVFTLLYLRLVYYKKLKSVVVDTSKIMAFDEAKTIRDRPFFMKSIFVFSIIILAFVTHHFHHVSLATIALGGGFILLLVNHQDPEEILKEVEWPTLFFFLGLFVLVGGLEKTGIIDIIADKMLGLTQGNMALTTQLILWLSSLSTTIINSIPFTATMISVIESFGQQLQTNIDPFWWALSLGACFGGNGTLIGAAANILVAGLTQKTPYPLRFKEYMKVGIPVIFISTICASLYLYIRFFAFN; translated from the coding sequence ATGCTTACCGATTTTATATCATCCGTTCAAGCAAACGAGGCTGTTTTGGCCCTGTCCATTTTTGTGTTGAGTTTCTTCTTCATTACCACCGAAAAGTTTCCTACAGCAATTACTGCCATGATGGGGGCATTTTTACTACTAATTTTCAGAATTCTAAGCCAGGAAGAAGCGGTAAATTACATTGATTTCGACACAATGGGACTACTGTGTGGTATGATGATTACCGTAGCAGTAATGCGCAAATCGGGGATATTTGAATTGATTGCCGTAAAAGGGGTTAAGTTTACTAAAGGCGATCCATGGAGAATTTTGGTGGTATTGTCTATTGTAACAGGCTTTTTATCGGCTTTTTTAGACAATGTTACCACAGTGCTGATTATTGTACCCCTCACCTTTGCCATAGCCAATACCATTAAAATAAACCCCACCCCTATTCTTATCGGAGAAATCATTTTTTCGAATTTAGGAGGTACTGCGACCCTTATCGGCGATCCACCCAATATTATGATTGGTGGTGCCACCCATCTTGGATTTATGGATTTCATATATATCAACACACCTGTAGTAGTTGTTGTATCTGTTTTTACTCTCCTATACTTACGCCTTGTTTATTATAAAAAACTAAAATCAGTAGTAGTCGATACCAGTAAGATAATGGCATTTGACGAAGCAAAAACAATTCGCGACAGACCTTTTTTCATGAAAAGCATTTTTGTGTTTTCAATCATTATACTGGCTTTTGTAACGCACCATTTTCATCATGTAAGCCTTGCCACCATAGCCCTTGGTGGTGGATTTATACTTCTGCTGGTAAACCATCAGGATCCGGAAGAAATTCTGAAAGAAGTAGAATGGCCTACCTTATTCTTTTTTCTAGGTCTGTTTGTACTTGTGGGCGGGCTTGAAAAAACAGGCATCATTGACATTATTGCCGATAAAATGCTCGGTCTCACACAGGGAAATATGGCGCTCACAACCCAATTAATTTTATGGTTATCATCCTTGTCCACAACCATCATTAACAGTATACCTTTTACCGCCACCATGATTTCTGTAATTGAAAGTTTTGGTCAACAATTGCAAACAAACATCGACCCATTCTGGTGGGCTTTATCGCTGGGAGCCTGTTTTGGTGGAAATGGCACCCTTATAGGAGCAGCAGCCAATATTCTTGTTGCTGGCTTAACCCAAAAAACACCCTATCCGCTGCGATTTAAAGAATACATGAAGGTAGGAATACCCGTAATTTTCATTTCTACCATTTGTGCTTCCTTATATCTTTACATTCGCTTTTTTGCATTTAACTAA
- a CDS encoding CBS domain-containing protein encodes MKRVKDYVLRDISSVNEKSTLRRVIRTMRLQRHSVLPVENALGEYIGCITEQKILDAAIPDYIKSIYNTSFMADLDQISTQLQEILDHKATLFIDSKYPTVAPGDSMSYAADLLYRNKGSLLPVVEGKTLIGLITGIEILCVALDT; translated from the coding sequence ATGAAAAGAGTAAAAGATTATGTACTACGCGATATTTCATCGGTCAACGAGAAATCCACTTTGCGAAGGGTAATCCGTACCATGAGACTTCAGCGGCATAGTGTTCTTCCTGTGGAAAATGCATTAGGCGAATACATTGGCTGCATTACCGAGCAAAAAATTCTTGATGCAGCTATTCCCGATTACATCAAATCCATTTACAACACTTCTTTCATGGCCGACCTCGACCAGATTAGCACTCAGCTGCAAGAAATATTAGACCATAAGGCTACACTCTTTATCGATTCGAAATATCCAACAGTAGCACCAGGCGACTCGATGTCGTATGCAGCCGATCTACTTTACCGTAACAAAGGCTCACTTCTTCCTGTAGTTGAAGGAAAAACCTTAATTGGTCTTATCACAGGGATTGAAATATTGTGTGTGGCACTGGACACTTAA
- a CDS encoding 1-phosphofructokinase family hexose kinase, whose translation MILTITLNPALDKILILNDFATHRLHRLGQEEISILSPGGKGVNIALTLKMLGNEVIASGFAAGYSGHMLCDEIRQTGITTSFIFTEGLTRTNISILDLQHETLTEINDFGQEVSTDDIDFFIENFEQLLKRVKIVVIAGSLPKGAQVEVYKRLIAIAQNQGKKVLVHTSPDYTEELLTVSPFLICPDMRSKHELFGKPIDGIANFLEAGRKILTQSSQTAFVLFIHRIENVVAVTREKSYIIRPENLKIANMLGYGDAYLAGFIHSYLQDRSLTETLRFASAAGLTNVEDLYKEIRDVTLIKKNLSRISLEEVE comes from the coding sequence ATGATACTCACCATCACGCTTAATCCTGCACTTGACAAGATACTAATCCTTAACGATTTTGCCACCCACAGACTACATCGACTAGGACAGGAGGAGATTAGCATTCTAAGCCCTGGTGGAAAAGGTGTAAACATTGCCCTCACCCTAAAAATGCTGGGCAACGAGGTAATTGCATCGGGTTTTGCTGCCGGGTACTCGGGGCATATGTTGTGCGACGAAATCAGGCAAACAGGAATCACCACCAGTTTTATTTTTACCGAAGGGCTCACACGTACCAACATTTCTATTCTTGATCTTCAGCATGAAACACTCACCGAGATAAACGATTTCGGACAAGAAGTTTCGACCGACGACATCGACTTTTTTATAGAGAATTTCGAACAGCTCCTGAAACGGGTGAAAATTGTGGTAATTGCTGGCTCTCTGCCAAAAGGTGCGCAGGTAGAGGTATATAAGCGCCTGATAGCTATCGCTCAAAACCAGGGCAAGAAGGTGTTGGTTCATACCTCTCCCGATTACACCGAGGAGCTATTAACCGTATCGCCCTTTCTGATTTGTCCCGACATGCGAAGTAAACACGAGCTATTTGGGAAACCCATCGACGGCATTGCTAATTTTCTGGAGGCTGGCAGGAAAATACTTACCCAAAGCAGCCAAACAGCGTTTGTTTTATTTATTCATCGCATAGAGAACGTGGTGGCTGTAACAAGAGAAAAATCTTACATAATAAGACCTGAAAACCTTAAAATTGCCAATATGCTGGGTTATGGCGATGCCTACCTGGCCGGTTTTATTCATTCTTACCTTCAGGACCGCTCGCTTACTGAAACCCTGAGGTTTGCCTCAGCAGCCGGATTAACCAATGTAGAAGATTTATACAAAGAAATTCGAGATGTGACGCTAATAAAAAAGAACTTATCAAGAATAAGCCTGGAAGAAGTAGAATAA
- a CDS encoding nicotinate-nucleotide adenylyltransferase, with protein MKIGLFFGSFNPIHVGHLAIANYMVEFTDITQIWFVVSPHNPLKEKKSLLSDYARLDLVKEAIADDLRFKASDIEFRMPQPSYTIDTLAYLKEKHPDLKFVIIMGSDGLSSFHKWKNADQLIQNYQRYIYPRQPFHENDLRGHENIRLVAAPQIEISSTFIRQAFKEKKDVRHFMPPAVFRAIDRSGYYR; from the coding sequence ATGAAAATCGGGCTTTTTTTTGGTTCTTTTAATCCCATTCATGTAGGTCATTTGGCCATTGCCAATTACATGGTCGAATTTACCGACATTACCCAGATTTGGTTTGTAGTAAGCCCACACAATCCACTTAAGGAAAAAAAAAGCCTGCTCAGTGATTATGCCCGACTCGACCTGGTTAAAGAAGCCATAGCAGACGACCTTCGGTTCAAAGCAAGCGACATTGAGTTTCGTATGCCGCAACCATCTTACACCATAGATACACTGGCTTATTTGAAGGAAAAACACCCTGATTTGAAGTTTGTAATTATCATGGGCTCCGATGGATTGTCCAGCTTTCATAAATGGAAAAATGCAGATCAACTTATTCAGAATTACCAACGATATATTTACCCACGCCAGCCTTTTCATGAGAACGACCTCAGGGGCCATGAAAATATTCGTCTCGTGGCAGCACCACAAATCGAAATCTCTTCGACATTTATCCGGCAGGCTTTCAAAGAAAAAAAGGACGTTCGCCATTTCATGCCACCGGCGGTTTTCCGCGCCATCGACAGATCGGGGTATTATCGGTAA
- the gmk gene encoding guanylate kinase yields MAGKLVILSGPSGAGKSTIVKNLRDQADFRLEFSVSATSRPKRQSETDGKDYYFLSIDEFKTRIDENDFVEWEEVYPGQYYGTLKSEIDRISKEGKNIIFDVDVVGGSNIKQMHGTKAISIFIKPPSLETLAERLEQRKTETEESIQKRLKKAKLEMTYARRFDHTVINENLETAIEETTTLVREFLNN; encoded by the coding sequence ATGGCAGGTAAATTAGTGATACTCTCCGGCCCTTCGGGAGCAGGAAAATCGACCATCGTCAAAAACCTTCGTGATCAGGCTGATTTCAGACTGGAGTTTTCTGTGTCGGCCACGAGCAGGCCCAAACGTCAGAGCGAAACCGATGGAAAAGATTACTATTTTTTATCCATCGATGAATTTAAAACACGTATCGATGAAAACGACTTTGTGGAATGGGAAGAAGTATACCCGGGACAATATTACGGTACATTGAAATCAGAAATCGATCGTATCAGCAAAGAAGGTAAAAACATCATTTTCGATGTGGATGTGGTAGGTGGAAGCAATATCAAGCAAATGCATGGCACCAAAGCCATTTCCATCTTCATAAAGCCCCCAAGCCTGGAAACCCTTGCAGAAAGGCTCGAACAGCGCAAAACAGAAACCGAGGAGAGCATTCAAAAGCGTTTGAAAAAAGCTAAACTCGAAATGACTTATGCCCGGCGATTCGACCATACCGTGATAAACGAAAATCTGGAGACAGCCATCGAAGAAACCACCACCCTCGTGCGTGAGTTTTTGAATAATTAA
- a CDS encoding YicC family protein, with protein sequence MLKSMTGFGKATCELGDRVIGIEIKSLNSKQLDIFTRVPQSYRDKDIEIRNMLSNRLERGKVELNLNVELTDAKNAASINLQVARKYYEQLQQLAVELGTESNESLLATIMRLPETLKIDRDELNEEDWNSILKALEKALDAVDVFRLQEGKALKKDMLMRLDSIEKRLPLIEPYEKERVQAIREKMQSSLKEYIDPDKIDTNRFEQELIYYFEKLDISEEKVRLLNHCRYFREVIESPEGIGKKLGFIAQEMGREINTLGSKASHHEIQKLVVEMKDELEKIKEQVLNIL encoded by the coding sequence ATGCTGAAATCGATGACAGGATTTGGAAAGGCAACTTGTGAATTGGGCGACAGGGTAATTGGTATCGAGATAAAATCTTTGAATAGTAAGCAGCTGGATATTTTCACCCGTGTTCCTCAGAGTTACCGGGATAAAGACATTGAAATCAGAAATATGCTCTCGAACCGTCTTGAAAGGGGCAAAGTAGAATTAAATCTCAACGTAGAACTTACTGATGCGAAAAATGCAGCCAGCATTAACCTGCAAGTGGCACGCAAATACTACGAACAGCTCCAACAACTAGCTGTTGAGTTGGGTACCGAAAGTAACGAATCTCTTTTAGCCACCATCATGCGGCTGCCTGAAACCCTGAAAATAGACCGAGACGAATTGAACGAAGAAGACTGGAACAGTATTTTGAAGGCCCTCGAAAAAGCCCTTGATGCAGTGGATGTTTTCAGGCTTCAGGAAGGAAAGGCGTTGAAAAAAGACATGCTTATGCGCCTTGATAGCATAGAAAAAAGACTTCCACTCATTGAGCCTTACGAAAAAGAAAGGGTGCAGGCTATTCGCGAAAAAATGCAGTCCAGCCTCAAAGAATACATCGACCCAGATAAGATCGACACCAACCGTTTCGAACAAGAGCTGATCTATTATTTCGAAAAACTCGACATTTCGGAAGAAAAAGTGCGCTTGCTAAATCATTGTCGCTATTTCCGCGAAGTAATTGAAAGTCCGGAAGGCATAGGTAAAAAATTAGGTTTTATTGCCCAGGAAATGGGTCGCGAAATCAATACCCTGGGCTCAAAAGCCAGTCACCACGAGATACAAAAACTGGTGGTAGAAATGAAGGATGAATTGGAAAAGATAAAGGAACAAGTATTAAACATACTATAA